A window from Actimicrobium sp. CCC2.4 encodes these proteins:
- a CDS encoding FliM/FliN family flagellar motor switch protein, whose protein sequence is MPPSELAATPVADPAPVQPIPVPKPKSRRKPRASAAVIDVAPVETPADPLVLQTKPRKRAVRKQQVALASDISVPVQPIFPANDIDVPSIVHVVDSPAVARISLTQAVLSRVLGAGRYAPLPQLGPDGRLVLQSTDLAVTDADPYRALVLHGPAGEIEFGDGVRLLMALTGIDLGESAVDIPESQWLTASVLGRLAGTPLQGITSLSRGCLAPGPDNITLCLNLRGGLHAFSIMAKASASVWLDFLSRTGWQHSGRVIEHQLDLPLTFQWRIGSHTLDRSVIAGLVAGDIVLPDTCWFDCSGTGRVRIGSWQLSVVYTAPAGMTLLSLETRMDSLGTIVDTDSLVVSPTLAGTHDAGGLDTLPLQLHFDMGCCHTTLGGLRTLVAGSVLPIEGGSPAAIGITAGGCTLGRGELVEVNGKLAIRIIHWS, encoded by the coding sequence ATGCCTCCAAGCGAACTTGCAGCGACACCAGTAGCCGATCCGGCACCAGTTCAACCAATACCAGTACCAAAACCCAAATCCCGACGAAAACCGCGTGCCAGTGCTGCCGTTATCGATGTCGCGCCGGTGGAAACCCCGGCAGACCCGCTGGTGCTTCAAACAAAACCGCGCAAGCGTGCCGTCCGCAAGCAGCAGGTCGCGCTGGCATCAGACATCTCCGTGCCGGTCCAGCCCATCTTTCCCGCTAACGATATCGACGTGCCATCGATAGTTCACGTTGTTGACAGTCCTGCAGTTGCCCGCATCAGCCTCACACAAGCAGTCCTGAGTCGAGTGCTCGGAGCCGGACGTTATGCCCCGTTGCCACAGCTCGGCCCCGATGGACGGCTTGTCTTGCAATCGACCGACCTGGCCGTGACGGATGCGGATCCTTACCGTGCATTGGTGTTGCATGGTCCGGCTGGCGAGATCGAGTTTGGTGATGGCGTACGACTATTGATGGCGCTCACTGGCATTGACCTTGGTGAAAGCGCAGTCGATATCCCTGAATCGCAATGGCTCACGGCATCAGTGCTGGGCCGCCTCGCCGGCACACCGTTGCAAGGCATTACTTCGCTGAGCCGGGGTTGTCTTGCACCCGGTCCCGACAACATTACGTTGTGCCTGAACCTGCGCGGCGGCTTGCATGCCTTTTCCATCATGGCAAAGGCAAGTGCCTCTGTCTGGCTGGACTTCCTGTCACGCACCGGCTGGCAGCACAGCGGAAGGGTGATTGAACATCAGCTTGATTTGCCGCTGACATTTCAGTGGCGTATCGGCAGTCATACGCTGGACCGATCCGTCATCGCTGGCCTGGTCGCTGGCGATATCGTCCTGCCGGATACCTGCTGGTTTGACTGCAGCGGAACGGGCCGGGTGCGTATCGGTAGCTGGCAATTATCCGTCGTGTACACCGCACCGGCGGGCATGACTTTACTCAGTCTGGAGACCCGCATGGATTCCCTTGGCACCATCGTTGATACCGACTCCCTTGTCGTCAGCCCGACGCTTGCTGGCACTCACGATGCGGGTGGGCTCGATACCTTGCCCTTGCAATTGCATTTCGATATGGGGTGTTGCCACACCACCTTGGGTGGCTTGCGCACATTGGTGGCGGGTAGCGTGTTGCCCATCGAAGGTGGCTCGCCGGCGGCAATCGGCATCACTGCCGGTGGCTGCACTCTGGGCCGGGGGGAACTGGTCGAAGTCAATGGAAAGCTGGCGATTCGCATCATTCACTGGAGCTGA
- a CDS encoding FliI/YscN family ATPase — MTAGPDSAELAEMDRAIVSLSADSARWLADLPAKPGFTSCGKVARVLGTVIEAHMPPVQIGELCSLSNPGSAVELLAEVVGFNNHAALLSALSPLEGVSNRTRITPLRCSHSIEVGEHLLGCVLDGFGRMQFRTAIMPPEQPGWRVTVPVIRDAPKATDRPRITTVLPTGVRAIDGMLTMGRGQRIGVFAGPGCGKTTLMASIARGCAADVIIFGLIGERGRELNEFLQHELDDELVRKTIIVCATSDKTSMERSRAAFSATAIAEAFRARGKNVLLLIDSLTRFARAQREIGLAAGEPPARGGFTPSVYTMLPRLIERAGSTTEGSITAMYTVLVDGETTSDPIGDEARSLLDGHIVLTKKLAEQGHYPAIDVLASISRVMGNVATSGQRKSASRFRELMARYDEMELLIRLGEYKPGGDPVADVAVRLRPEQLKFLRQDTRHLTPFDQMLKQLDVLAE; from the coding sequence GTGACGGCCGGCCCCGACAGTGCCGAACTGGCAGAGATGGACCGTGCCATTGTCAGTCTGTCTGCCGATAGTGCCAGGTGGTTGGCGGACTTACCCGCCAAGCCGGGATTCACCAGTTGCGGAAAAGTTGCGCGCGTACTCGGCACCGTCATCGAAGCACACATGCCGCCGGTCCAGATAGGCGAATTATGCAGTCTGTCAAATCCTGGATCGGCCGTCGAATTGCTGGCCGAGGTGGTCGGTTTCAATAATCATGCGGCACTGTTGTCGGCCTTGAGTCCTCTCGAAGGCGTCTCGAATCGCACCCGGATCACGCCACTGCGCTGTAGCCATTCGATAGAAGTCGGTGAGCATTTGCTGGGATGCGTGCTCGATGGCTTCGGCCGCATGCAGTTTCGTACAGCGATCATGCCACCCGAACAACCGGGCTGGCGCGTGACGGTGCCAGTGATACGCGATGCGCCCAAGGCGACCGACCGGCCACGCATTACGACGGTCCTGCCAACCGGCGTACGCGCCATCGATGGCATGCTGACAATGGGGAGAGGCCAGCGTATCGGCGTATTCGCCGGTCCCGGTTGCGGCAAGACGACGTTGATGGCATCGATTGCGCGCGGCTGTGCTGCCGACGTCATCATCTTTGGCCTGATCGGCGAACGGGGTCGCGAGCTCAATGAATTCCTGCAGCATGAACTCGACGATGAACTGGTGCGCAAGACCATCATCGTGTGTGCGACTTCGGACAAGACATCAATGGAGCGTTCGCGCGCAGCGTTCAGTGCCACAGCGATTGCCGAGGCATTCCGTGCGCGCGGCAAGAACGTCCTGCTGCTGATCGATTCACTGACCCGCTTCGCCCGTGCCCAGCGCGAGATCGGACTGGCTGCCGGGGAACCACCGGCCCGCGGCGGGTTCACGCCGTCGGTCTACACGATGCTTCCGCGACTTATCGAGCGCGCCGGTAGTACAACGGAAGGCTCCATCACGGCGATGTACACGGTCCTGGTCGACGGCGAGACCACCTCGGATCCGATCGGCGACGAGGCGCGTTCACTGCTTGATGGACATATCGTCCTGACCAAAAAGCTGGCCGAACAAGGCCACTATCCGGCCATCGATGTACTGGCCAGTATTAGTCGCGTAATGGGCAACGTCGCCACCAGCGGACAGCGCAAGTCGGCCTCCCGCTTTCGGGAACTGATGGCCCGGTACGATGAAATGGAATTGTTGATCCGGCTTGGCGAGTACAAGCCCGGCGGCGATCCGGTCGCGGATGTGGCAGTGCGTCTGCGACCCGAACAGTTGAAATTCCTGCGGCAGGATACCCGCCATCTGACTCCGTTCGATCAGATGCTGAAGCAACTTGACGTGTTGGCCGAGTAG
- a CDS encoding FHA domain-containing protein has protein sequence MDSELRILNGLHRGAALPLDDATLLLGAHEDADVVIVDPGIFAHHASLQERDGGWLLTADTGQIFSADSLVPQALLDLWTGSFFRLGETWMVISASDAAWQPLPPMPQAGPNTYPDSDSDSDSDSDSDADAEVTPEYMAEDLFDASTEASSALDDEDLAAIPAADPDAVPIVIGAETAAPVSTVVSRRWRKWMVAPAGLVMLLTLVAGYAYSTKPSLPALRSLQISTTIANNTDRRPPAGSLENPAQISPVSVKLSPEGLAAAFRKRMKDADLFAQFDMDLNESGWSMRAHLDDAESARFERILKAFVVEHKIIFPINAKVGSAESMLPFKIRQVVSGTNAGIVTGDGDRFYIGDEFLGVRLVAVSDNRLTFMGKRKIEVIW, from the coding sequence ATGGACAGTGAACTTCGCATTCTGAATGGTTTGCACCGTGGTGCTGCGCTGCCGCTGGACGATGCGACGCTCTTGCTTGGCGCGCATGAAGATGCCGATGTCGTGATTGTTGACCCGGGTATCTTTGCGCACCACGCCAGTCTGCAGGAGCGTGACGGTGGCTGGTTGCTGACTGCTGATACAGGGCAGATTTTTAGTGCCGACAGTCTGGTGCCGCAGGCGCTTCTAGATCTGTGGACAGGGTCTTTTTTCCGGCTTGGTGAGACCTGGATGGTGATTTCGGCAAGTGATGCGGCGTGGCAGCCCTTGCCACCGATGCCGCAAGCCGGCCCAAATACCTATCCTGACTCTGACTCTGACTCTGACTCTGACTCTGACTCCGACGCCGATGCCGAAGTAACCCCTGAATACATGGCGGAAGATCTTTTCGACGCTAGTACAGAGGCAAGCAGTGCCCTCGATGACGAGGACCTTGCCGCAATACCGGCAGCCGATCCCGATGCTGTGCCGATCGTTATCGGGGCCGAAACAGCTGCGCCAGTCAGTACCGTGGTCTCAAGGCGCTGGCGCAAGTGGATGGTTGCTCCTGCCGGACTGGTGATGCTGCTGACTCTTGTTGCCGGTTATGCGTATTCGACCAAGCCTTCGTTGCCGGCTTTGCGTTCGCTACAGATCAGCACCACTATTGCGAACAACACCGACCGTCGGCCGCCAGCCGGTAGCCTCGAAAATCCTGCTCAAATCTCGCCCGTCAGTGTCAAGTTGTCGCCGGAAGGGCTCGCTGCGGCTTTTCGCAAGCGCATGAAAGATGCCGACCTGTTTGCCCAGTTCGACATGGATCTCAATGAGTCAGGATGGTCGATGCGTGCACATCTGGACGATGCGGAAAGTGCCCGTTTCGAGCGCATCCTGAAAGCCTTCGTGGTCGAGCACAAAATCATTTTTCCAATTAATGCCAAGGTCGGTAGCGCCGAATCGATGTTGCCTTTCAAAATACGCCAGGTCGTCAGCGGCACCAATGCCGGTATCGTCACCGGCGACGGCGATCGGTTTTACATTGGCGATGAATTCCTCGGTGTCCGGTTGGTAGCCGTGAGCGATAACCGCCTGACTTTCATGGGCAAGCGCAAGATCGAGGTGATCTGGTGA
- the folE gene encoding GTP cyclohydrolase I, whose translation MNPKTPPKETDGSVAIPVSQSIRQRILASKTRFHANDNIAEFIKPGELDALLEEVQGKMHSVLQSLVIDTDSDHNTQDTGRRVAKMFIHEVFRGRYVSMPALTEFPNAAHLNELMIIGPITVRSACSHHLCPIIGRIWIGVMPNEHSNLIGLSKYARIADWIMSRPQIQEEAVVQLADILQDKIQPDGLAIVMEADHFCMHWRGVKDMDSKMINSVMRGSFLKDPNLRREFLSLRNVKK comes from the coding sequence ATGAACCCAAAGACCCCCCCTAAAGAAACGGACGGCAGCGTCGCGATCCCTGTGTCGCAGTCCATTCGTCAGCGCATCCTCGCCAGCAAGACCCGCTTCCACGCCAACGACAATATCGCTGAATTTATCAAGCCGGGTGAGCTCGACGCGTTACTGGAAGAAGTTCAGGGCAAGATGCATAGCGTCTTGCAGAGCCTGGTCATCGATACCGACAGCGATCACAATACGCAGGATACCGGTCGCCGTGTGGCGAAGATGTTCATCCATGAAGTGTTTCGAGGTCGTTATGTGTCCATGCCGGCGCTGACCGAATTTCCGAACGCCGCGCATCTCAATGAGCTGATGATCATCGGTCCGATCACGGTGCGCAGCGCCTGCTCGCATCATTTGTGTCCGATCATCGGACGTATCTGGATCGGTGTGATGCCCAACGAGCATTCGAACCTGATCGGCTTGTCCAAGTACGCCCGGATAGCCGACTGGATCATGAGCCGGCCGCAGATTCAGGAAGAAGCCGTCGTGCAACTTGCCGACATCTTGCAAGACAAGATTCAGCCGGACGGATTGGCCATCGTGATGGAAGCCGATCACTTTTGCATGCACTGGCGTGGCGTGAAGGATATGGATTCCAAAATGATCAACAGCGTCATGCGCGGATCATTCCTGAAGGATCCGAACTTGCGCCGTGAATTCCTGTCGCTCCGTAACGTCAAAAAATAA
- the sctU gene encoding type III secretion system export apparatus subunit SctU, translating to MSEKTEQPTDKKLEDAREKGQVPVSRDMARLATFFVIGLLSFVTEKLWHASIDSLFELAFLRIGAPFLPAMLEMVTAAGKLLLVIFGAIAITGTVVAIMAFWGQFGILLSAKALEPKLDKLNPVQGMMQLFSKRKLVELVVSIAKAILIGYVLYLVILDQLPTILKLSGGTPHDVYYGFVEMLFSIFKIAVGICFAFSLVDLVSQRHFHTKSLMMSMDEIKREYKESEGDPLVKGTRKQLAQEWANEEPASRTQDANAVVVNPTHFAVALFYDFDAPSVPMVLAKGKDETAQAMIARAHQYNIPVIRHVWLARTLYATAKPDHPIPKASYESVAHVYAVIQEMRDSGDFKPLTELEKYGDAPGDE from the coding sequence ATGAGCGAAAAAACCGAACAACCCACCGATAAAAAACTCGAAGATGCGCGTGAGAAAGGCCAGGTGCCGGTCAGTCGTGACATGGCGCGACTGGCTACTTTTTTTGTGATCGGCTTGCTCTCCTTTGTCACTGAAAAGCTCTGGCACGCGAGTATCGATAGCCTGTTCGAACTGGCTTTCCTGCGTATCGGTGCGCCATTCCTGCCGGCCATGCTGGAAATGGTCACGGCTGCCGGCAAGCTATTGCTGGTGATCTTCGGTGCCATTGCGATCACCGGCACGGTCGTTGCCATCATGGCATTCTGGGGGCAGTTTGGCATCTTGCTGTCGGCTAAGGCGCTTGAGCCGAAACTGGATAAGCTCAATCCGGTACAGGGCATGATGCAATTATTTTCCAAGAGGAAGCTCGTTGAACTGGTGGTCTCGATAGCCAAGGCCATCTTGATTGGTTACGTGCTGTATCTGGTTATCCTCGACCAGTTGCCGACCATCCTGAAGCTGTCGGGTGGTACGCCCCACGATGTGTATTACGGTTTTGTCGAGATGCTATTCTCGATTTTCAAGATCGCGGTAGGGATCTGCTTCGCTTTCTCCCTGGTGGATCTGGTTAGCCAGCGCCATTTTCATACCAAGTCGCTGATGATGAGCATGGATGAAATCAAGCGTGAATATAAAGAGTCCGAAGGAGACCCGCTGGTCAAAGGGACGCGCAAGCAGCTGGCGCAGGAATGGGCCAATGAAGAGCCGGCCTCGCGCACCCAGGATGCGAATGCGGTGGTGGTCAACCCGACGCATTTTGCCGTGGCACTGTTTTACGATTTTGATGCGCCGTCAGTACCGATGGTGTTAGCCAAGGGCAAGGATGAAACCGCCCAGGCGATGATTGCGCGCGCGCATCAATACAATATTCCCGTAATCCGTCATGTCTGGCTGGCCCGAACCTTGTACGCGACGGCAAAGCCCGACCATCCGATTCCGAAAGCGAGCTACGAGTCGGTTGCGCACGTTTATGCGGTGATTCAGGAAATGCGGGATAGCGGCGACTTCAAGCCGCTGACGGAACTCGAGAAATACGGCGATGCGCCCGGCGATGAATGA
- the sctR gene encoding type III secretion system export apparatus subunit SctR — translation MGAGKFDIVSFSILLAMLALVPLIVVTTTSFLKIALVMLVTRNALGVQQVPPTLAIYGIALALTLFVMSPTVQEIGNHVAAMEAEQTTTKRGIADAQIAFEPLRTFMLKHCKPEQREIFLASAKKLWPKEFAAEAKSTDVLVLVPAFVVSELQTGYEVAFLIYIPFVVIDLLVSNLLMALGMQQVSPQTITVPLKLLLFVMVDGWGKLLNALAMSYA, via the coding sequence ATGGGTGCCGGCAAGTTTGATATCGTCTCATTTTCCATCCTGCTGGCGATGCTGGCATTGGTGCCGCTGATCGTCGTCACGACCACGTCTTTTCTGAAAATTGCATTGGTGATGCTGGTCACCCGCAACGCGCTGGGCGTGCAACAGGTGCCGCCGACGCTGGCGATCTATGGCATCGCGTTGGCACTGACCTTGTTCGTCATGTCGCCCACGGTGCAGGAAATCGGCAATCACGTGGCGGCGATGGAGGCGGAACAAACTACGACCAAGCGTGGGATAGCCGATGCCCAGATCGCTTTCGAGCCGCTACGCACGTTCATGCTGAAACACTGCAAGCCCGAGCAGCGGGAAATTTTCCTTGCCAGCGCAAAAAAACTCTGGCCCAAGGAATTTGCCGCCGAAGCCAAGTCGACGGATGTGCTGGTACTGGTGCCGGCCTTCGTCGTGTCAGAGCTCCAGACGGGCTACGAAGTCGCGTTCCTCATTTACATCCCGTTCGTTGTCATTGATTTGCTGGTGTCGAATTTGCTGATGGCATTAGGCATGCAGCAGGTCAGTCCGCAAACCATCACGGTGCCATTGAAGCTGCTGCTGTTCGTGATGGTGGATGGCTGGGGCAAGCTGTTAAATGCGCTCGCGATGTCTTACGCGTAA
- the sctS gene encoding type III secretion system export apparatus subunit SctS codes for MADTINFFQQGLWMIIVLSAPPLLVAVLCGTAISLIQAVTQIQDQTLPYVVKLMGVSITLTLMGRWIGSELIQMINAAFVLIPVAGR; via the coding sequence ATGGCCGATACGATTAATTTCTTTCAGCAGGGTTTATGGATGATCATCGTGCTGTCGGCACCGCCGCTGCTGGTGGCAGTGTTGTGCGGCACCGCCATCTCGCTCATTCAAGCGGTGACGCAAATCCAGGACCAGACGCTGCCTTACGTCGTCAAGTTGATGGGCGTATCAATCACGCTGACCTTGATGGGGCGCTGGATCGGTAGTGAACTCATCCAAATGATCAATGCGGCATTCGTGTTGATACCGGTTGCCGGTCGATAG
- a CDS encoding BLUF domain-containing protein yields MLVRLLYASRSVDKNSTELVNSIMAQSRLNNPSQGLTGILCFSGDIFIQVLEGSRTAVNALYGHILKDPRHTGVQILHFEEITERRFAGWTMGQVNLAKLNTSVLLKYSELPELNPFAVSGLVSMALLDELIATASIVGRA; encoded by the coding sequence ATGTTAGTCCGCTTATTGTATGCAAGCCGCTCGGTCGACAAGAACTCGACCGAACTGGTCAATTCCATCATGGCGCAGTCGCGTCTGAACAATCCGTCACAAGGTCTGACCGGCATTCTGTGCTTCAGTGGAGATATCTTTATCCAGGTACTCGAGGGCAGTCGTACCGCTGTCAATGCCTTATATGGCCACATCCTCAAAGACCCGCGCCACACGGGTGTCCAGATCCTGCACTTCGAAGAAATCACCGAACGTCGTTTTGCCGGTTGGACGATGGGACAGGTCAATCTGGCGAAGCTCAATACCTCGGTCTTGCTGAAGTATTCCGAGTTGCCTGAACTTAATCCTTTTGCGGTGTCGGGTCTGGTTTCAATGGCATTGCTCGACGAGCTGATTGCTACTGCCTCCATCGTCGGTCGTGCCTGA
- the sctT gene encoding type III secretion system export apparatus subunit SctT, giving the protein MEASLLIDLQNTMVAMALVMPRSFVVLAILPGFGTRTLVGIARNSIALAIALPAWLPTYYFVKTGQVDYMLAVMLGFKEAGIGLMLGVLMALPIWALQSLGSILDTQRASTQVMSDNASFDADASALGAMLVQAVVLVMIQAGLMTALVRIMIESYGLWPAFSLMPPFELGQMDVVLKRFGEFFWHLAVYGGPVLIPLVLVDFTIAVIGIFASNLQVSAISSPIKSLLGLFILLVYWPTLAHYISYDFARVLDLLPLLLQAAPAGNK; this is encoded by the coding sequence ATGGAGGCATCACTGCTCATTGATTTGCAAAACACCATGGTCGCAATGGCTCTGGTGATGCCCCGTTCCTTTGTTGTACTGGCGATTCTTCCGGGTTTCGGTACCCGCACGCTGGTCGGCATTGCCCGCAATTCAATTGCACTGGCGATCGCCTTACCCGCCTGGTTGCCAACCTATTATTTTGTCAAGACAGGTCAGGTCGATTACATGTTGGCGGTGATGCTGGGGTTTAAGGAGGCAGGGATTGGCCTGATGCTCGGGGTGTTGATGGCGCTACCCATCTGGGCTTTGCAATCGCTCGGTTCCATCCTCGATACTCAGCGTGCATCGACTCAGGTGATGTCCGACAATGCGTCGTTTGATGCCGATGCCAGCGCGCTCGGGGCGATGCTGGTGCAGGCTGTCGTGCTGGTCATGATCCAGGCCGGACTGATGACGGCACTGGTGCGGATCATGATCGAAAGCTATGGCTTGTGGCCGGCGTTCAGTCTGATGCCGCCGTTCGAACTCGGTCAAATGGATGTCGTCCTGAAACGCTTTGGCGAATTTTTCTGGCACCTTGCCGTCTATGGCGGGCCGGTGCTTATTCCCCTTGTGCTGGTCGATTTTACGATTGCGGTAATCGGTATTTTTGCATCCAACCTGCAAGTGTCGGCAATCTCGTCACCGATCAAAAGCCTGCTCGGACTGTTCATTTTGCTGGTGTACTGGCCGACGCTGGCACATTACATTTCGTATGATTTTGCGCGTGTACTCGACTTGCTCCCGTTGCTGTTGCAAGCAGCGCCCGCGGGGAATAAATGA